The following is a genomic window from Carassius gibelio isolate Cgi1373 ecotype wild population from Czech Republic chromosome B7, carGib1.2-hapl.c, whole genome shotgun sequence.
GACTCGGAAGGTTACACTGGATCCCAGATTAAATCTGCCTCCGCATCTGGAAAGACAATGCTGTATGTAGTTCCTCTACAAGAGGAGCTGGACCTTAATCCTCTCCCTAATGATGCCAGAGAATTCAAAAAAATGCCAAAGGCTACTTGCCAAATGTGCAACAAAAGCATGCCCCTGCAAGTGTTGGCTCTCCACATTCAGGTTTGCAAGTCAAGTGATTCCGCATCCTCAAATGAAGAGGTAATGGATTGATGCTTTCTAATTAGTTTAGTACccaaaaagattatttttattttgaataatgtaacATTCCATATTGATTTATTATACAGACCTACAAAAGGATAAATGATTTTAGTTTATGTCAACAGATTGCTAATCACATACTTATGATGAAGTACTTTGTAtgatacagtttttatttatttgtttttggagCAGACAGAAGTTCAGTTCGTCTCAGAAAGCAATTTGGATGAGATAACACAAGAAAATTTTCCATCTGAGGTAATGTGGCATTAAAATTCTCCAGCCCTAATCAAAATTTTCTCTAATCCACGTTACTATTATATCGTTTAACATGTTCTTGTTTGTAGTCTGTTTTACCATGCCCAATATGTCAACTGAAGTTTCCTGTGGACAGTCTTGAACTACATGCCAGCCTGTGTGGAGAACAAAATCTTTGTGAGTAACACAAACTTGTTAAACATAGTTCTAGGAAACAAATGTGTTATAAATCAACCCCAAGTGCTTTAATGTCACATGTTCCACTGTAAAATGAAACCGTAttctctttccaattacagtggaGTCTCCAGATCACAGTTCTTTTATGCGCAATGATGATTCTGGTATTGCTGATGATACAACAGGCAATTCAAGCTCTCCACAAGTATTATGGTAAAATGTTCATATAGTACAGtctaaaaagttaaataaagtgtaaatgtaaatggtGTTCACCATCTCATCATCTCCTGCTACAGTCTAGATGATCTTCTGGAGCTGCTTGCTGGCCGAGTTAATGCAGAAAATCAATTCCGCATTTGTGTTTCACGGGACAATCTCCTAGAGAGGGGGCTCAAGCAGtggcaaagacaaaaaaaaggaaacccaGCCAACCAGCTAAAAATAACCTTTATTGGGGAAGCTGGAGTCGACTCTGGTGCTTTAAGAAAGGAGTTTCTTACAGGCAAGTTAAGAATAATAAAAGTGGAAAAACTgtaccataaataaataaacatttatctgTGTAATTCACACTCTGCTTTTTCTCAATGTTATTCAAAGAAATGATCAGTGGCATTGAAAAACGCCTCTTCTTGGGTCAGAGAGCAAAGAGTCCACAGTACTCCAACAGTGACCTTGACAATGGTCTCTTCAGGTTTGTGTTGTTGaagctcaattttttttattacatgtgtAAAGGCAATTACTGAGTGCTTTTTAAAACCTCACTTTGAAATAATAGGACTGCTGGCGAGATCTTTGCTGTCAGTCTAGCTCAAGGTGGCCCAGCCCCATGTTTTATGAGGGAGTGGTGCTACTTTTACCTCACCACTGGGGAAGTTGATGTCAGCAGAATTTGCAAGGATGATGTAGATGATGTTGAATACTCCCTATTGATCACAAAGGTAACTTCATTCTGAATACTGCCTAATAGCTGCCAGCAGTATATTACATTGTTGGTTTGCATATTACCACAAAGTAATCACATTGAGTTAATTTGTCATCCTGTTTGTCACTGACTGTTTTTCTTAAGGTTGAAGAGGCAACTGATCTGACTGAATTTACAGATGAAATTATCAGCTGTGGATACACAGGAGCACTCAACATAGAACAAAAAGATGCCGTAATTAGGTAAATATGGAAAATACTTTGCCTTTTAAGCAGACTGTGTTATGAAGGATAGAATTTGGAAGACTGTGTAATGTTACATTTAgtcaaattaaattttacttaTTAACCATAACTGTTTAACTTACATCTTGAAACAAACTTATGCTGTATTACTAGATCTACAGTTTTTCTAATTTGTTACTTTTGTTTTTCTCCACAAGAGCAATTGTTCTCCATGCAACATTTCGAGTTATACCAATGCTTGGAGACTTGCGCAAAGGCCTTCAGCTGTATGGATTGCTGGACATACTCAAGGAGCATCCAAGTCTTTGCAAGAGTCTGTTTGTTCCTGGGCAGGACTGTACAGTAAGTTAAATGTTTGtaacaacattgttttttttaaggaaacatcAATTTGCTGTTCTACTGACAATTTGTTATTTTTCCAGCCAGATGCAGACTATATTCTCAGCAATGTTGCTCCTGAAATGAGTGAGAGAGGAACTTCAAGGGCTTCGGTAGAGAGTAAAATCATAAACTACTTTCAGGACTTCCTTCAAGAAATTGAATGTGGAGGTGGGCTTTACGTTGTATTGTACTTTATTATCAATGGGATTGtttacccaaaattaaaattcaataaCACTACTCACTCTCAGTTTGTCCAAGATATgactttcttgtttttctttacaCAAAACTATAGAGAGTGCTGAAGATGCAGCAGAAGTGGAAACTGAGCCATCCTACCTCACTGTCCCTAGAGTCATGCAATGGATTACAGGCCAGGGACATAAGCCACTACTGATTTCGGAACAGAAGGCTTTTCAGATAGTTTTCAAATTTGATCATGACTGTAAAGTCAGAATGCCACAGCACACCATATGCTTCCCAATAGTGAGTGCTTGCACTAATACGGTTACCTTTCCAGTAGCACACATGACAACATACGAAGACTTTAAATTCATCATTGTACAAGCCATAAAATCAGGGGGAGCATTTAGCAGGGTTTAAATATCACCCACAATATAGTGCTGGATTTGAGTTAATCTCTTAAACCATAGCTTTAAGTGTTACAGTTGGTTAACATATTTCCTACATCAACTGGTGGATGTCTGCAGTACTTTTAGACCTACATTAAGATACTTAAGTTGCACTTTCTTTTCTGAAATGAGTGCGGTTTCTGTAGTTTATATCTGATTTAAGATATATAACTTGCATCTGCAGTTCAAATCAAGCCGCTCTGTTGTAGAGCTTTCCTTAACTGATTTTATATCTGATTTAAGGTACTGATGTTGCATTTCATTTATAAGTTCATGTTTTCCAAGAGAGCCTTGGTGTAGAGGTTTGCAACTACAGTAGGTATTTGACAATGttgattacaataataataaaaaaaacttttaaaaggaattgtttttatttttatgccaaaAGTGTTATGTCACATTTACCACATTAGTCATatagatttcattttatttttgtttaatctcTGTGTGGGAAGCACTGATTAGTTTCACAATAGTTTAATGATACCATTACAGGATTTTCTTTTACGTAACTTACAGTCTGATGTTTTGAGCTCCAAAGTGTTATTCAAGAAGCAGCTGCACAAAACGTAACACTGATAAGTAAATATCTTGGCCAAAGTCTCTGGACTGTGAGACTGGACTAATGGTTGTCCTGAGTCGAGCCATTTCATACTCTGAGAGCAGACACTCCACCTGAGGGACCACTACTCCAGTGTTCTGCTCCTCCTGGGGGTAAATTCCATCTTGCACCAAAATGTTGAggtcctgtttaaaaaaaaaaaaaaaaatacagtatagacAAAacatattgtgctttttttttttttttacaatcatacCTCCACATTACAGGAAACATTGACTGTATTCTGTGCGAGTCCTATTTCCCACAGCTGATTGGGGGACAGATTTTGCTCTGTACGGATGGAATGGTCATTCCATGCCTCAGTGAATGTATCTAGGTCTCTTTGGAGGCGTGGAAGAAAAACATAATGTGCACAGAAGAGGTGAATGGTGTTTGATGGGTCAAGAGTGCCACTCTCTTCCAAATTATGTAGAACATCATAATACAAGTTTGAAACCGACATCCACACATCTTTCCACAGCCGTTCGACCCTAAATGTAAGAGACAAAACAACCTTATTTCTTAATCATTTATgattcaaaattcaaaaacaaattacCAACACTAAAGTAACAAGAAATTACCTTTGATTATGAACGCTCTTCCCCGAAATGAAACTTCCCCTGCCACAGCCCTGAACAGTGAACATCCACCTTGCAATGTCCACATTTTCTACACCTTGGTCTGCTCTTACCCTACACATTAAGACAGTAAATTTAACATTAACACTACATAGTAAGGTTGGACAAAACATCTTCTGgggttggcttgagaaagcctgagcCTAGCCAGAAAGTAAATT
Proteins encoded in this region:
- the LOC127962126 gene encoding uncharacterized protein LOC127962126 isoform X1, yielding MDNQRQQANARQSQQTEYLDVLSAAQSLISVLTQTLNQSPVTPRPQVQVQGQGQQAVLPERQTNTTIDQDMARAFPSMFRRHAICGKKRINVASRTHTKNAKAFKPFDLNVYLLDKNSETTPSPAHELKLVQAGFGKRTISITMDITHSELSSTLYEAFPKMEGLSGGWMLYKATGGSGTRRLNVIPPDSEGYTGSQIKSASASGKTMLYVVPLQEELDLNPLPNDAREFKKMPKATCQMCNKSMPLQVLALHIQVCKSSDSASSNEETEVQFVSESNLDEITQENFPSESVLPCPICQLKFPVDSLELHASLCGEQNLLESPDHSSFMRNDDSGIADDTTGNSSSPQVLCLDDLLELLAGRVNAENQFRICVSRDNLLERGLKQWQRQKKGNPANQLKITFIGEAGVDSGALRKEFLTEMISGIEKRLFLGQRAKSPQYSNSDLDNGLFRTAGEIFAVSLAQGGPAPCFMREWCYFYLTTGEVDVSRICKDDVDDVEYSLLITKVEEATDLTEFTDEIISCGYTGALNIEQKDAVIRAIVLHATFRVIPMLGDLRKGLQLYGLLDILKEHPSLCKSLFVPGQDCTPDADYILSNVAPEMSERGTSRASVESKIINYFQDFLQEIECGESAEDAAEVETEPSYLTVPRVMQWITGQGHKPLLISEQKAFQIVFKFDHDCKVRMPQHTICFPIVSACTNTVTFPVAHMTTYEDFKFIIVQAIKSGGAFSRV
- the LOC127962126 gene encoding uncharacterized protein LOC127962126 isoform X2, which codes for MDNQRQQANARQSQTEYLDVLSAAQSLISVLTQTLNQSPVTPRPQVQVQGQGQQAVLPERQTNTTIDQDMARAFPSMFRRHAICGKKRINVASRTHTKNAKAFKPFDLNVYLLDKNSETTPSPAHELKLVQAGFGKRTISITMDITHSELSSTLYEAFPKMEGLSGGWMLYKATGGSGTRRLNVIPPDSEGYTGSQIKSASASGKTMLYVVPLQEELDLNPLPNDAREFKKMPKATCQMCNKSMPLQVLALHIQVCKSSDSASSNEETEVQFVSESNLDEITQENFPSESVLPCPICQLKFPVDSLELHASLCGEQNLLESPDHSSFMRNDDSGIADDTTGNSSSPQVLCLDDLLELLAGRVNAENQFRICVSRDNLLERGLKQWQRQKKGNPANQLKITFIGEAGVDSGALRKEFLTEMISGIEKRLFLGQRAKSPQYSNSDLDNGLFRTAGEIFAVSLAQGGPAPCFMREWCYFYLTTGEVDVSRICKDDVDDVEYSLLITKVEEATDLTEFTDEIISCGYTGALNIEQKDAVIRAIVLHATFRVIPMLGDLRKGLQLYGLLDILKEHPSLCKSLFVPGQDCTPDADYILSNVAPEMSERGTSRASVESKIINYFQDFLQEIECGESAEDAAEVETEPSYLTVPRVMQWITGQGHKPLLISEQKAFQIVFKFDHDCKVRMPQHTICFPIVSACTNTVTFPVAHMTTYEDFKFIIVQAIKSGGAFSRV
- the LOC127962126 gene encoding uncharacterized protein LOC127962126 isoform X3, producing the protein MRLMAAVRGWITSVSRQMPDNLRAFPSMFRRHAICGKKRINVASRTHTKNAKAFKPFDLNVYLLDKNSETTPSPAHELKLVQAGFGKRTISITMDITHSELSSTLYEAFPKMEGLSGGWMLYKATGGSGTRRLNVIPPDSEGYTGSQIKSASASGKTMLYVVPLQEELDLNPLPNDAREFKKMPKATCQMCNKSMPLQVLALHIQVCKSSDSASSNEETEVQFVSESNLDEITQENFPSESVLPCPICQLKFPVDSLELHASLCGEQNLLESPDHSSFMRNDDSGIADDTTGNSSSPQVLCLDDLLELLAGRVNAENQFRICVSRDNLLERGLKQWQRQKKGNPANQLKITFIGEAGVDSGALRKEFLTEMISGIEKRLFLGQRAKSPQYSNSDLDNGLFRTAGEIFAVSLAQGGPAPCFMREWCYFYLTTGEVDVSRICKDDVDDVEYSLLITKVEEATDLTEFTDEIISCGYTGALNIEQKDAVIRAIVLHATFRVIPMLGDLRKGLQLYGLLDILKEHPSLCKSLFVPGQDCTPDADYILSNVAPEMSERGTSRASVESKIINYFQDFLQEIECGESAEDAAEVETEPSYLTVPRVMQWITGQGHKPLLISEQKAFQIVFKFDHDCKVRMPQHTICFPIVSACTNTVTFPVAHMTTYEDFKFIIVQAIKSGGAFSRV